CACCACTGATTTCCGCGAGATACTAAAGATCCGCAAGCCTTCAGTCAGCGTCGACATGATAAGGGCGTACATGAGGTGGAGCGACCAGTTCAAGGCGCTGTGAGCTTTACTCACTTTTCTTTTTCTTCTTTCTATATTATTACAAAAAAATGGCAACGCGTGTTTGAATGTCCATAGTTTTGCATAATTACCTGGAAATCCATTATATCCATCCGGCTCTATGATGATATTCTAAATTTCATGCCTATATCCGCACAAATCCGTCCTGTCCTGAATTTTGCAATCGATTAACCGCGATCGGTTGCCTGAAAATCCGTCCCGCATGCTGTTTTTCTCCATAAAACAATCAAAAATTGACGTGATGATGGGCTTGTTATGTATATACAAAATTCTTAGAGCATTGTTATATGACCTTTCAGCAGAATACACACGGCTACGGCGGAACCCGCGCCCTGACCAGAGTCTCTGCAGCAATAATAGCTGCCATGGTGCTGGTCCTTAACATCGCGGTTTCTGCCCCAGTTCCTGCCAGTGCGGCCCCCATCCCGGGAGCATGCAACTGCGTCATCTTTAGGCTTGACGACGTTCAGGATTTCTGGCTCAACACGGTCCAGGTTGCAGTCATGGACGAATTTATCGGCGAGAACGAAAAGCTTACCGTCGGCGTGGTGATGAACTTTGTCGGAAATGACGCGTCCGTGGTGAGCAAGGTTAGGCAGGGCTTTACCTCTGGCACATTCGAGCTTGCAAGCCACGCGTGGGACCACGTCGACTACAAGACCCTGACTCTTCAGGCGCAGCACGACACGCTGCAGCAGGCCAACCAAAAGATGGTCGCGCTCTGGGGGACCAGCCCGGTAACCTTCATCCCCCCGTACAACAGCTACGACGACAACACCCTTGCCGCGCTCAAGGACCTGGGCATGAAGGTCATCAGCGCAGAATTTGACCAGGAGCTTTTGAGCATATACAACCCTGACGAGCCGGACAGCCCGGACAACAAGGTCTACAAGGCGATAAATGGCTCTGCCATAACAGACTCGCAAGGCATCTACCACCTCCCGCAGGTGGTGGGCTTTTACACGTATGATTCCGAACCGCCGACCAAGACTCCTGTAAGTACTATTATGGACAGTATCGACAGCACGATCTCTTCGTACGGGTACGCCGTGGTGACCCTGCACCCCCAGGACTTTGCCGTCAAGTCAAACGGGGTTCCGGTCAACCCTGCTCAAGTTAACAGCGCCGAAATAGCCGATCTGAGGACGCTCATAGACAGCATTCGCGGTGCAGGATACACGATAAAGAACTATTCAGAAGTTGTCGATGCCTCGCCGCCCCAAATAACTGACATCACTCCGCCCATGATAACAGCTCCTCTTGACAAGCAGGTGGTCTCGTCAGAGCCTCTCACTAATGTCGACCTTGGAAGCCCGTCCGTGACAGACAACGTCGACACTTCGCCAGCAGTCACAAACGACGCTCCCGCCGCAGGATTTCCCCAAGGGACTACTGCCGTAATCTGGACTGCTACAGACGATGCGGGCAACTCCGCCCAGGCAATTCAGTACGTTACAGTCCGTACGACTGCAGATACCGTCCGGCCTACGATTGCAATTTCCGAGCCTTTGAGTGGAGCCACAATACGCGGTCCGGCTGCGGGAATTAACTTGCTTGTTAAAGGAAACGCGACTGACAGCCAGACCGGGATAAAAACAGTCGAGGTAAAGCCATCCAATACCGTCGCGTACAAGAAAGCCACGCCCGTATCTCCGGGCAACTGGACCGAATGGTCCTCTACACTGACCATTACAGCTTCGGGCAATTATACGATTACCGCTAGGGCAGACGACTACTGGAACTGGTCTCAATGGTATACCACTCCTGTCACGGTACTCCTTGGCGCCTCTGCTGACATAGATCCTCCGCACATAATCGCGCCGGA
The sequence above is drawn from the Nitrososphaera viennensis EN76 genome and encodes:
- a CDS encoding chitobiase/beta-hexosaminidase C-terminal domain-containing protein, which codes for MTFQQNTHGYGGTRALTRVSAAIIAAMVLVLNIAVSAPVPASAAPIPGACNCVIFRLDDVQDFWLNTVQVAVMDEFIGENEKLTVGVVMNFVGNDASVVSKVRQGFTSGTFELASHAWDHVDYKTLTLQAQHDTLQQANQKMVALWGTSPVTFIPPYNSYDDNTLAALKDLGMKVISAEFDQELLSIYNPDEPDSPDNKVYKAINGSAITDSQGIYHLPQVVGFYTYDSEPPTKTPVSTIMDSIDSTISSYGYAVVTLHPQDFAVKSNGVPVNPAQVNSAEIADLRTLIDSIRGAGYTIKNYSEVVDASPPQITDITPPMITAPLDKQVVSSEPLTNVDLGSPSVTDNVDTSPAVTNDAPAAGFPQGTTAVIWTATDDAGNSAQAIQYVTVRTTADTVRPTIAISEPLSGATIRGPAAGINLLVKGNATDSQTGIKTVEVKPSNTVAYKKATPVSPGNWTEWSSTLTITASGNYTITARADDYWNWSQWYTTPVTVLLGASADIDPPHIIAPDDITTEATGILTPVSLGKPDVTDNVDLDPTVTNNAPGGAEGSGFTVGTHIVTWRAEDDAGNVATANQTVTITAASPVLPKPKAGAYNAPQSVTLTPLLANSTIHYTTDGSTPTANSTTYTGPIQISKSTDLKLIAVDLQGDAGNVTTLSYVIDTTAPTVTASPAGGTYSTAQSVVLAPSESNSTKIYYTTDGSTPTTSSTEYVTSIAIASTTTLKFVAKDSVGNLGPVGTENYVINVVSSGGGGGGGGGGGGGVGSGGSMTVGGEVFTYPDSHFVTHQLDKIKFVSFGVVSPQNSNVVLTTAAPGQQVSISATFKNYQNKPQNYVYITQVEKNGITFRIDWQAGAVNTGQTETVSRSWTTPVEPGNYAIKLFVWDKLSGSPAALSEVGMSQISVAEPAGSQS